One segment of Deltaproteobacteria bacterium DNA contains the following:
- a CDS encoding insulinase family protein has product MTVARTLLDNGVAIVTEQVPWLRSATVGIWVPVGSRAETPADSGVAHFIEHMLFKGTPRRRAVDISRAIESVGGTMNACTSREYTYFFGKSMEKDFPLLVDLLTDIYRNSLFDEAELDRERGVILQEILMVDDTPEEYLHDYFSASYWGGHPLGFPVQGSAESVGRFDRARLKGYFDDRFRRTGIVVTVVGNLRHAAVAEAFERSLSSLPLGEPLIPVPPTPPVRGTFLKRRPLEQVHLCLGTPGVSRRSERIYAMDVLNAILGGSSSSRLFQQVREERGLAYSVGSSLSAYADTGVLDIYAGTGRESAAEVLSVAGDVVDALQRGGVTDEEVAFGKELIKGNTLLSLESTGYRMSCLAMNEMFLSRLEPPEAILDRVDAVTPEGVRALAAEVLRRDRFTLAAVGDLPDAGLSF; this is encoded by the coding sequence CGACAACGGCGTCGCCATCGTCACCGAACAGGTCCCCTGGTTGCGGTCCGCCACCGTGGGAATCTGGGTGCCGGTGGGATCGCGCGCGGAAACGCCGGCCGACAGCGGCGTCGCGCATTTCATCGAGCACATGCTGTTCAAGGGGACGCCTCGCCGGAGGGCCGTGGACATCTCGCGGGCCATCGAATCGGTGGGCGGGACGATGAACGCCTGCACCTCCCGCGAGTACACGTACTTCTTCGGCAAGTCGATGGAGAAGGATTTTCCCCTTCTCGTCGACCTGCTTACCGACATCTATCGGAATTCCCTCTTCGACGAGGCGGAACTGGACCGCGAGAGGGGCGTCATCCTCCAGGAGATCCTCATGGTGGACGACACGCCCGAGGAGTACCTCCACGACTATTTCAGCGCCTCGTACTGGGGGGGACACCCGCTGGGGTTTCCCGTGCAGGGGTCCGCGGAGAGCGTTGGGCGGTTCGACCGGGCCCGGCTCAAGGGGTATTTCGACGACCGGTTCCGGCGGACGGGGATCGTGGTGACGGTGGTGGGAAACCTCCGGCACGCGGCGGTGGCGGAGGCGTTCGAGCGCTCTCTCTCCTCGCTCCCGCTCGGGGAGCCGCTCATTCCCGTTCCCCCCACGCCGCCGGTGCGGGGGACGTTCCTCAAGCGGAGGCCCCTCGAGCAGGTGCACTTGTGTCTGGGCACCCCCGGCGTGTCGCGGCGGAGCGAGCGGATCTACGCGATGGACGTGCTGAATGCGATCCTCGGGGGAAGTTCCAGCAGCCGCCTCTTCCAGCAGGTCCGCGAGGAGCGCGGGCTGGCCTACTCCGTCGGGTCTTCCCTGTCCGCCTACGCGGACACCGGGGTCCTCGACATCTACGCCGGGACGGGGCGAGAGAGCGCCGCCGAGGTGCTCTCCGTCGCGGGCGACGTGGTGGATGCCCTCCAGCGTGGCGGGGTCACGGACGAGGAGGTCGCGTTCGGCAAGGAGCTCATCAAGGGAAACACCCTTCTTTCGCTGGAAAGCACGGGATACCGGATGTCGTGCCTTGCGATGAACGAGATGTTCCTCTCCCGCCTGGAACCGCCGGAGGCGATCCTCGATCGCGTGGACGCGGTGACCCCGGAGGGAGTGCGCGCGCTCGC